A window from Macaca fascicularis isolate 582-1 chromosome 20, T2T-MFA8v1.1 encodes these proteins:
- the PABPN1L gene encoding embryonic polyadenylate-binding protein 2, protein MWPFPSRSLFPPPTQAWLQTVSSDPEAQGWGAWNETKETLGPEGGEGKEEEEEAEEDQDGDAGFLLSLLEQENLAECPAPDQELEAIKMKVCAMEQAEGPPWSLGAQHQAEEEEGLPQPQGVQHQAEEEEGTMTGQLLSPEATGCPLPGTPEEKVEADHRSVYVGNVSGRRGPGGQAVSGAPSLPGGLVPGPGPGLWGRESDTGDSPVPLRKHWPGHMFQFFNMSWNSGLHMKSPLLRSFLKGSSPPEGSAPCEISFPFFPLSPAGVWGGGLGPSPPGGPALGFLSPPLPRKPRVDYGGSAEELEAHFSGCGEVHRVTILCDKFSGHPKGYAYIEFATKGSVQAAVELDQSLFRGRVIKVRQCSPGPGT, encoded by the exons ATGTGGCCCTTCCCAAGCCGCTCGCTCTTTCCGCCCCCAACTCAGGCCTGGCTCCAGACAGTCTCCTCAGACCCGGAGGCCCAGGGCTGGGGGGCCTGGAACGAGACCAAGGAGACTCTGGGGCcagagggtggggaagggaaggaggaggaagaggaggcagaggaagaccAGGATGGGGATGCAGGCTTCCTGTTGTCTCTGCTGGAGCAAGAGAACCTGGCTGAGTGCCCGGCGCCTGACCAG gagctggaggccatcaagATGAAGGTGTGTGCCATGGAGCAGGCCGAGGGGCCGCCATGGTCTCTGGGAGCACAGCACCAGGCcgaggaagaggaggggctgcCACAGCCTCAGGGAGTGCAGCACCAGGCCGAGGAAGAGGAGGGCACCATGACCGGGCAGCTGCTGAGCCCTGAGGCCACGG GCTGCCCCCTCCCTGGGACCCCCGAGGAGAAGGTGGAGGCTGACCACAGATCTGTCTACGTGGGCAACGTGAGTGGCAGGCGGGGGCCGGGGGGGCAGGCAGTGAGTGGGGCCCCATCTCTTCCAGGGGGTCTGGTGCCCGGCCCTGGGCCAGGCTTGTGGGGAAGGGAGTCTGACACTGGGGACAGCCCTGTCCCCTTGAGGAAACACTGGCCTGGGCACATGTTCCAGTTTTTCAACATGAGCTGGAATTCCGGATTGCACATGAAATCTCCACTTTTGAGAAGCTTTTTGAAAGGCTCCAGCCCTCCGGAAGGGAGCGCTCCCTGTGagatctcctttcctttcttccctctatCCCCAGCAGGGGTGTGGGGTGGAGGCCTGGGGCCGTCCCCGCCCGGGGGCCCAGCCTTGGGGTTTCTTTCCCCACCTCTACCAAGAAAGCCTCGA GTGGACTACGGGGGCTCTGCCGAGGAGCTGGAGGCCCACTTCAGCGGCTGCGGGGAGGTCCACCGAGTCACCATCCTGTGCGACAAGTTCTCTGGACACCCCAAGGG TTACGCCTACATAGAGTTTGCCACCAAGGGCTCCGTGCAGGCCGCCGTGGAGCTGGACCAGAGCCTCTTCCGGGGCCGGGTCATCAAGGTGCGCCAGTGCTCCCCAGGTCCAGGAACATGA